From the genome of Candidatus Buchananbacteria bacterium, one region includes:
- a CDS encoding UMP kinase, whose product MAKTIVMSLGGSLIAPTTIDINFLKRFRSVILEYVRKGNRVVIICGGGNTCRDYQKAARFVNERITNRDLDWIGIASTKLNAELISGIFGDKAYESILQDPARRVPTNKLIIVGAGFEPGSSSDKDAVLAAKAFGAKTVINLSNITYVYDKDPRKYKDAQPQKQMSWKSFRKLVGNKWVPGAHVPFDPVASSLAQSWKMDLVVLKGSDLINLKKYLAGAKFRGTVVS is encoded by the coding sequence ATGGCTAAGACAATCGTTATGTCGTTGGGTGGTAGTTTAATTGCGCCGACGACTATTGACATAAATTTTTTGAAGCGCTTTCGATCAGTTATTTTAGAGTATGTCCGAAAGGGGAATCGAGTAGTGATCATTTGTGGTGGAGGCAATACCTGTCGCGATTACCAGAAAGCGGCACGGTTTGTTAATGAACGAATAACTAACCGTGATTTAGACTGGATTGGTATTGCCAGCACCAAACTGAATGCAGAATTAATCAGCGGTATTTTTGGCGATAAGGCATATGAAAGTATTCTGCAGGATCCGGCCCGTCGGGTGCCGACAAATAAGTTGATTATTGTTGGCGCCGGCTTTGAACCGGGATCGTCATCCGATAAGGACGCAGTGCTGGCCGCCAAAGCGTTTGGAGCTAAGACCGTGATTAACTTATCAAATATTACCTACGTTTATGATAAGGACCCCAGAAAATACAAAGACGCCCAACCCCAAAAACAGATGAGTTGGAAAAGTTTCCGAAAATTGGTTGGTAACAAGTGGGTGCCGGGTGCTCATGTACCGTTTGATCCAGTGGCAAGTTCTTTGGCTCAGAGCTGGAAGATGGATTTAGTGGTACTAAAGGGCAGTGATTTGATTAATTTAAAAAAATATCTCGCCGGTGCTAAATTTCGCGGCACGGTTGTTTCCTAA
- a CDS encoding 50S ribosomal protein L10, translating into MAKTRQKKEKMVKDLADKVGKAKSLVFVSFDGLKVKEVEELRRTFRAENVDYLVAKKTLMNVAFKEAGVEGFDSKAFTKEVATVIGYDDEVAPARMVEKFSKDHEALKSIGGVLEGKFVSREKVVELSKLPSRDELLAKVVGSINAPVSGFVNVLAGNLRNFVYVLNAIKSSKN; encoded by the coding sequence ATGGCTAAAACAAGACAAAAGAAAGAAAAAATGGTTAAAGATTTGGCCGATAAAGTAGGCAAAGCCAAGTCGCTAGTTTTTGTGAGCTTTGATGGCCTGAAGGTTAAAGAAGTTGAAGAATTGCGTCGCACTTTCAGAGCGGAAAATGTTGATTATTTGGTTGCTAAAAAGACCTTAATGAATGTTGCCTTTAAGGAGGCAGGTGTTGAGGGCTTTGATTCTAAGGCCTTTACCAAGGAAGTTGCAACTGTTATTGGTTATGACGATGAAGTTGCTCCAGCTCGGATGGTGGAAAAGTTTTCCAAAGATCATGAAGCTTTGAAATCAATTGGTGGTGTGCTGGAAGGTAAATTCGTCAGTCGGGAAAAAGTAGTAGAGTTGTCAAAGTTGCCTTCACGTGATGAATTATTGGCGAAGGTTGTTGGCTCAATTAACGCCCCAGTGTCTGGTTTCGTTAATGTTTTGGCTGGCAATTTGCGTAATTTTGTTTACGTTTTGAATGCGATTAAAAGTTCTAAAAATTAA
- the rplL gene encoding 50S ribosomal protein L7/L12, whose translation MTEEKKEVTVPEKFKSLVSEIEKMSVLDLAELVKVLEEKFGVSAAAPVAAMAVAGGAAEAAEEKTEFTVELTAAGDNKIGVIKAVRSVTDLGLKEAKDLVDGAPKVIKEGVKKEDAEAMKKTLQEAGATVTLK comes from the coding sequence ATGACGGAAGAAAAAAAAGAAGTCACAGTTCCAGAGAAATTCAAATCTTTGGTGTCTGAGATCGAAAAGATGTCAGTTCTAGATTTGGCCGAATTGGTCAAGGTTCTAGAAGAAAAATTTGGTGTTTCAGCCGCCGCTCCGGTTGCTGCCATGGCAGTTGCTGGTGGTGCCGCTGAAGCTGCCGAAGAAAAGACTGAATTCACTGTTGAGCTCACTGCTGCAGGTGACAACAAGATCGGTGTCATTAAGGCAGTTCGCAGCGTAACTGATCTTGGTTTGAAAGAAGCTAAAGATTTAGTTGACGGCGCTCCAAAGGTTATCAAAGAAGGCGTTAAGAAAGAAGACGCTGAAGCAATGAAAAAGACTTTGCAGGAAGCCGGCGCTACCGTTACTCTGAAGTAA
- a CDS encoding alpha/beta hydrolase, whose amino-acid sequence MTTKKISFKNRRGQRIVGLLTIPKGTPPFPAVIVCHGFKGYKEQLHLKTLAQEISRRGFVVLRFDFTSGVGESDGLLEDIKFSDELEDLRSAIDYLSNSVRIVDKRRIGLAGHSLGGQLIFHYASSDNRVKALAGLAGSYIRGRGMTGLERQAAEQIAGNKKTSHFYTTSKRTGKKFKIKIGFYYDLLKHDTLKAASEITIPALLLHGTKDSTVRIDSSKKVYRLVRGEKRLVLVPGAPHTWRGKSDPGHKYQRIINPIVADWFQKYV is encoded by the coding sequence ATGACGACCAAAAAGATTAGCTTCAAGAATCGGCGGGGACAAAGAATCGTCGGTTTACTCACTATACCCAAGGGCACGCCGCCGTTCCCGGCAGTGATAGTGTGCCACGGCTTTAAAGGTTACAAAGAACAATTGCACTTGAAAACTCTGGCGCAAGAAATTTCTCGCCGGGGTTTTGTTGTGTTGCGGTTTGATTTCACCTCTGGCGTGGGGGAAAGTGATGGTCTGCTCGAAGATATTAAATTTAGCGATGAATTAGAAGATTTACGTTCAGCTATTGATTATCTCTCAAATTCTGTGCGAATAGTGGATAAGCGAAGAATCGGTCTAGCCGGCCACAGCCTGGGCGGCCAATTGATTTTTCATTATGCCTCAAGCGACAATAGAGTTAAGGCTTTGGCTGGACTGGCGGGTTCATACATTCGCGGCCGGGGCATGACTGGCCTTGAACGCCAAGCGGCTGAACAGATAGCTGGCAACAAAAAGACCAGTCACTTTTACACTACCAGCAAGAGAACAGGTAAAAAATTCAAGATAAAAATTGGTTTTTATTATGATTTGTTAAAACACGATACGCTTAAGGCTGCTAGTGAGATTACTATTCCGGCGTTATTGTTGCACGGTACTAAAGACAGTACAGTCAGAATTGACAGCTCAAAAAAGGTTTACCGGCTAGTCCGGGGGGAAAAGCGGCTGGTTTTAGTCCCTGGTGCGCCGCACACCTGGCGCGGCAAGTCAGACCCTGGTCATAAATATCAAAGAATAATTAATCCAATCGTTGCAGATTGGTTTCAAAAATATGTATGA
- the tsaB gene encoding tRNA (adenosine(37)-N6)-threonylcarbamoyltransferase complex dimerization subunit type 1 TsaB, whose product MIMIINTADEAKVFVGLVNDAKLVSAKRFLARHRQAEKLLVAIDKILKQNKVTLSDLTGVAVVTGPGPFTALRIGVVTANTLAWSLQCPVLGIKNDEFTNDRSLAKLVSEKMKHQQRGIVVPFYNKEPNITKKK is encoded by the coding sequence ATGATAATGATAATTAACACGGCCGATGAAGCGAAAGTATTTGTTGGTTTAGTTAACGATGCTAAATTGGTGTCGGCGAAGCGATTTTTAGCTCGCCATCGTCAAGCCGAAAAACTACTAGTTGCTATTGATAAAATTTTGAAACAAAATAAAGTAACATTAAGCGATTTAACGGGCGTTGCGGTAGTAACCGGTCCCGGGCCGTTTACGGCGTTGCGAATCGGCGTTGTTACCGCCAATACGCTTGCTTGGAGCTTGCAGTGCCCGGTGTTGGGGATTAAAAACGATGAATTTACGAACGACCGGTCATTGGCGAAACTAGTCAGCGAAAAAATGAAGCATCAGCAACGAGGGATTGTCGTGCCTTTTTATAATAAAGAACCTAATATAACTAAAAAGAAATGA
- a CDS encoding L,D-transpeptidase family protein gives MRYLFMALCLLLPAAVFAADIDTDGDGLTDIQEDTVYYTDKNSVDTDGDGFNDKDELTNGYSPHIGFNERLINVDTDNDGLNDGYELALSSDIKNADSDGDGFNDGDEFKNEYDPTKPEAIKLEKRIDVDLSDQKLNYYLGPVRLNGFTVSTGKASTPTPLGTFTIEKKHPKAWSRMAGLWMPYWLSFNGVYAIHELPEWPDGSKEGANHLGVPVSHGCVRLGIGPAKEVYDWAPVGTKLTIHY, from the coding sequence ATGAGATACCTATTTATGGCGCTGTGCCTGCTGTTGCCGGCGGCAGTGTTCGCAGCCGATATCGATACTGACGGCGACGGGTTAACTGATATACAGGAAGATACCGTTTACTATACCGATAAAAACAGTGTGGATACTGACGGCGACGGGTTTAACGACAAAGATGAGTTGACTAATGGATATTCGCCGCATATTGGGTTTAACGAGCGGCTGATTAATGTTGATACTGATAATGACGGGCTAAACGACGGCTATGAATTGGCGCTTAGTTCTGATATTAAAAATGCCGACTCGGACGGTGATGGTTTTAATGACGGTGATGAATTTAAAAACGAGTATGATCCGACTAAGCCGGAGGCAATTAAGCTGGAAAAACGGATTGATGTTGACTTGAGTGATCAAAAATTGAATTATTATTTAGGCCCGGTCAGATTAAACGGTTTTACGGTTTCAACCGGCAAAGCCTCAACACCAACACCACTTGGGACTTTTACGATTGAAAAAAAACACCCTAAAGCCTGGTCTAGGATGGCGGGGCTTTGGATGCCGTATTGGCTGTCATTTAATGGTGTGTATGCCATTCATGAGCTTCCTGAGTGGCCCGACGGCAGCAAGGAAGGCGCTAATCATCTTGGGGTTCCGGTTTCTCATGGGTGTGTTCGCTTAGGTATTGGTCCGGCAAAAGAAGTTTATGACTGGGCGCCGGTTGGTACGAAACTAACTATCCATTATTAA
- a CDS encoding 8-oxo-dGTP diphosphatase, which yields MEYDFEVTTTLSFLIRNNSELLLTLKKRGFGQGKWNTPGGKVEAGESAEASAIREIKEEVGIDVMSIKNLGFIEFVWPAEKSEYNTRCFIFLATDFSGEAKESDECRPGWFRFDAIPYDQMWDDDKHWYPEALAGKMFKKRFFFSPDERVVTIEDI from the coding sequence ATGGAGTACGATTTTGAAGTCACAACAACATTATCTTTTTTGATTAGAAATAATTCTGAGTTGTTGCTGACATTAAAAAAACGTGGTTTTGGTCAGGGTAAATGGAATACTCCTGGCGGAAAAGTTGAGGCCGGCGAGTCAGCTGAGGCTTCAGCAATTCGGGAGATTAAAGAAGAGGTCGGCATTGACGTCATGTCAATTAAGAATTTGGGATTTATTGAGTTTGTCTGGCCGGCAGAAAAAAGCGAGTATAACACCCGCTGTTTTATTTTTCTGGCAACTGATTTTAGCGGTGAGGCCAAGGAATCCGACGAATGCCGGCCGGGTTGGTTTCGGTTTGACGCGATTCCATACGATCAGATGTGGGATGATGACAAACACTGGTATCCGGAGGCATTAGCTGGTAAAATGTTTAAAAAGCGTTTTTTCTTTTCGCCTGACGAGCGGGTGGTAACTATTGAAGATATTTAG
- a CDS encoding response regulator, translating to MDKKRILVVEDDSDLLNLMNLKLTQEGFETVLAETGSQALDFLKNQPLPDLVLLDILLPDIDGLSVLNEIANSTKTKTLPVIILSNLADEGSFEQAEAIGHYEYLVKAKTDLNTVVQKVRSKLGMK from the coding sequence ATGGACAAAAAAAGGATTCTGGTGGTGGAGGATGACTCGGATTTGCTTAATCTGATGAATTTAAAATTGACTCAAGAAGGCTTTGAGACTGTTTTAGCCGAAACCGGCAGCCAAGCGCTAGATTTTTTGAAAAATCAGCCATTGCCTGATTTAGTTTTGCTTGATATTTTGTTGCCCGATATTGACGGTTTAAGCGTTTTAAATGAGATTGCTAACAGTACTAAGACTAAAACGCTGCCGGTGATTATTTTAAGTAACTTGGCCGATGAAGGTTCATTTGAACAGGCGGAAGCCATTGGGCACTATGAGTATTTAGTTAAAGCTAAAACGGATTTAAATACCGTAGTTCAAAAAGTCAGATCAAAGCTTGGTATGAAGTAA
- the mraZ gene encoding division/cell wall cluster transcriptional repressor MraZ gives MFIGEYQHNIDQKGRLAVPAKFRKALSKGAVVTKGLDDCLFLYTKDEWKKLADKLAALPISKANTRAFARLMLAGAMDVDIDAQGRMLIPDYLRHYAGMSKKVVVTGLYNRLEIWDEEKWNIYKKGTETKSGDIAEALGELGV, from the coding sequence ATGTTTATTGGAGAATATCAACACAATATCGACCAGAAAGGACGCTTGGCGGTGCCGGCGAAGTTTCGTAAGGCCTTGTCTAAGGGAGCAGTTGTTACCAAGGGTTTGGATGACTGTCTTTTTTTGTATACCAAAGACGAGTGGAAGAAACTAGCTGATAAATTGGCGGCGTTGCCGATTTCAAAAGCTAATACCCGGGCTTTTGCTCGATTAATGCTGGCTGGTGCGATGGATGTTGATATTGATGCCCAGGGACGGATGCTGATTCCGGACTATTTACGTCACTACGCAGGGATGAGTAAAAAGGTAGTTGTTACCGGTTTGTACAACCGGCTTGAAATTTGGGATGAAGAGAAATGGAATATTTACAAGAAGGGCACCGAAACTAAGTCTGGAGATATTGCTGAAGCTTTGGGTGAATTAGGGGTGTAA
- the rsmH gene encoding 16S rRNA (cytosine(1402)-N(4))-methyltransferase RsmH, producing the protein MRDFHEPVLSAEVIGYLQPKPGGRFIDCTLGGAGHTENLLQRVVPGGQVLGIDLDPIAIEAATKATAPYKKNVIFVKDNFKNINKIAHVWKFTKIDGVLLDLGLSSGQLQDQKRGFSFLAEGTLDMRFGAQSGITARDILNEFSQSELIDIFKNYGEERLAGPISKKIIEVRMTRPFTSPSQLVEIVSEIYHQFYRGKSKTNPATKIFQALRIAVNDEMNNLKTVLPAAVSILAKGGRLAVISYHSLEDRTVKDFFRTESRDCLCPPQTPVCVCGHKKSLRVITKKPVVPTNQEIIINPRARSAKLRVAEKI; encoded by the coding sequence ATGCGTGATTTTCACGAGCCGGTATTGAGTGCGGAAGTTATTGGCTACTTGCAACCAAAGCCAGGCGGTCGGTTTATTGATTGTACCCTGGGCGGCGCCGGTCATACGGAAAATTTATTGCAACGGGTAGTTCCCGGCGGTCAGGTGTTGGGCATAGATCTTGATCCGATTGCGATTGAGGCGGCAACTAAGGCAACAGCACCGTACAAAAAAAATGTCATTTTTGTCAAAGATAATTTTAAAAACATAAACAAAATCGCCCATGTATGGAAGTTTACTAAAATTGATGGTGTCCTACTTGACCTTGGCCTATCCAGTGGTCAACTACAGGATCAGAAACGAGGTTTCAGTTTTTTGGCCGAGGGAACGCTCGACATGCGGTTTGGAGCACAGTCAGGAATAACCGCGCGCGATATTTTAAACGAGTTTAGTCAAAGTGAATTAATTGACATTTTTAAAAACTACGGTGAAGAGCGATTAGCCGGTCCGATCTCCAAGAAAATAATCGAGGTTCGTATGACCAGGCCATTTACTTCACCGTCGCAGCTAGTCGAAATTGTCTCGGAAATCTATCACCAGTTTTATCGGGGCAAATCCAAGACTAATCCGGCGACTAAAATCTTTCAGGCTTTACGGATTGCTGTTAATGATGAAATGAATAATTTAAAAACGGTGTTGCCGGCAGCAGTGAGTATTCTTGCTAAGGGTGGACGGCTAGCGGTGATTAGTTATCATTCTTTGGAGGACCGAACGGTTAAAGATTTTTTTCGCACAGAGAGCCGGGATTGTCTTTGCCCGCCCCAAACTCCAGTTTGTGTCTGCGGTCATAAAAAGAGTCTGCGAGTGATAACCAAAAAGCCTGTCGTGCCGACTAACCAAGAAATTATAATAAATCCTCGGGCTCGGAGTGCAAAACTTCGGGTGGCCGAAAAAATTTAG
- a CDS encoding penicillin-binding protein 2, whose product MIAEKKSEVFSSPFEKRMALLFLVILFVAVVIIIRLFSLQVLQHSFYAVMASERQEVYKNLIAERGSIYVREKDQLYPLVTNREYYLVFAEPSKIESPNKVVDSITPILGLEEAEWKELLPKLAKKDDPYEPIKRKVTKTQVDQIKALDLAGIGFSPETYRYYPEAGIGGHIFGFVSTKDDKAVGQYGLEGYFNEELSGKSGLIKSMKDALGSLIAIGPRSVQQAEDGTDLVLTIDRNIQFTACQKLKEFYDWYQAESGTVVIANPKTGAILAMCSFPDFDPQNYNEVENINYFNNPAVFSAYEPGSVFKTITMSAALNEGKVTPETTYEDTGELKVGPYTIRNFDNKAYGVQTMTQALAQSLNLGLAFAAEQIGAPAFTRYVKNFGFGKNTGIELDTEMPGDIKNLDRTGDVYYLTASYGHGLTVTPIQLVAAYGAIANKGLLMKPYIVAEKIDNKDKIKTTQPESVRQVIDQKTAAIITGMLTEVVESSYDKKARVPNHYLAAKTGTALIPASGGGYSNQTIHTIVGFGPVTDPAFVILIKMDKIKRGPAFASDSVGPLFSRIAEYLLNYYQIPPDY is encoded by the coding sequence ATGATTGCCGAAAAAAAATCAGAAGTTTTTTCGTCCCCATTTGAGAAAAGAATGGCGCTTTTGTTTTTAGTTATCTTGTTTGTCGCGGTTGTGATTATCATCCGGTTATTCAGTCTGCAGGTGCTGCAGCATTCGTTTTATGCCGTCATGGCATCGGAACGCCAGGAAGTCTATAAAAATTTGATCGCTGAACGCGGCTCTATTTATGTGAGAGAAAAAGACCAGTTGTATCCGCTGGTGACTAACCGTGAATATTATTTAGTTTTTGCCGAGCCGTCAAAAATTGAAAGTCCAAACAAAGTTGTTGATTCAATTACCCCAATTTTAGGATTGGAAGAAGCGGAATGGAAGGAATTGCTCCCGAAACTTGCCAAAAAAGATGATCCTTATGAACCAATTAAACGCAAAGTTACTAAAACGCAGGTTGACCAGATTAAAGCTTTGGATTTGGCGGGAATTGGCTTTTCACCGGAAACGTATCGTTATTATCCGGAAGCGGGAATTGGCGGGCATATTTTTGGTTTTGTTAGTACTAAAGACGATAAGGCGGTTGGGCAGTATGGGCTGGAAGGATATTTTAATGAAGAATTGTCAGGTAAGTCAGGTTTGATTAAATCAATGAAAGACGCACTTGGTTCATTAATCGCCATCGGGCCGCGGTCAGTGCAACAGGCTGAAGACGGAACTGATTTAGTTTTAACAATTGACCGCAATATCCAATTTACCGCCTGCCAAAAATTGAAAGAGTTTTATGATTGGTATCAGGCCGAATCGGGAACGGTGGTGATTGCCAATCCAAAAACGGGAGCGATTTTAGCAATGTGCAGTTTCCCTGACTTTGATCCGCAAAATTATAACGAGGTTGAAAATATTAATTATTTTAATAATCCTGCTGTTTTTAGCGCGTATGAGCCAGGTTCAGTCTTTAAAACTATTACCATGTCTGCGGCCCTTAATGAGGGGAAGGTTACGCCGGAAACTACCTATGAAGATACCGGTGAACTGAAAGTGGGCCCTTATACGATTAGAAATTTTGACAACAAGGCGTATGGCGTCCAGACCATGACTCAGGCGCTGGCGCAATCGTTAAACTTGGGCCTGGCGTTTGCGGCTGAACAAATTGGTGCGCCGGCTTTTACCAGATATGTGAAGAATTTTGGGTTTGGTAAAAACACTGGGATTGAATTAGATACAGAAATGCCTGGTGATATCAAAAATTTAGACCGCACTGGTGATGTGTATTATTTAACAGCATCTTACGGACACGGATTAACCGTCACGCCAATTCAGTTGGTGGCAGCATACGGGGCGATCGCCAATAAGGGGCTATTAATGAAGCCCTATATTGTTGCTGAAAAAATTGACAATAAGGATAAGATTAAAACAACACAGCCAGAATCCGTCAGACAGGTAATTGATCAAAAAACAGCGGCGATTATTACTGGCATGCTCACCGAAGTGGTTGAAAGTAGCTATGACAAAAAAGCCAGAGTTCCCAACCATTATTTGGCGGCAAAAACCGGAACGGCACTGATTCCCGCATCCGGCGGCGGATATAGCAATCAGACAATTCACACAATTGTTGGTTTTGGCCCGGTGACTGATCCGGCGTTTGTCATTTTGATTAAAATGGACAAAATCAAGCGTGGCCCAGCCTTTGCATCCGACAGCGTCGGGCCGTTATTTAGCCGAATTGCCGAATATCTGTTAAACTATTATCAAATTCCGCCGGACTATTAA
- a CDS encoding UDP-N-acetylmuramoyl-tripeptide--D-alanyl-D-alanine ligase, with product MKSQLKKILEQTLRIFAQAILSKYSPEVVAVTGSVGKTSTKEAIYQVLSSTYAVGTNLKNYNNELGIPLSIIGSESGGRSILKWLGVFLKALRLLIFKSKKYPNILVLEMGADRPGDIRYLTNFIPVNIGVVTSVAAVHLEFYENLEGIAKEKGSLIRSLKKTSYAVLNYDDQLVRSMAGKTDAKVITYGFNPAADISALEVSVSHEVDYRDVSTIQGISFKLKYQGKTVPVLLPKVLGRHLVYSSLAAAAVGIIYDLNLHTIVEALKNFEPPKGRMHIISGIKNSLIIDDTYNSSPLACHKALEQLAAINLDEFHSKFAVLGDMLELGVQTESAHQEVGKKVAELGIDYLITVGEMSRDIIRGALAEGMDKDRCFNFKNSVEAGKFLQQRISQGDVVLVKGSQGMRMEKAVKELMANPEQAALLLVRQDASWLA from the coding sequence ATGAAAAGTCAATTAAAAAAAATACTTGAACAAACCTTGAGAATTTTTGCTCAGGCAATTTTGAGTAAGTACTCGCCGGAGGTGGTGGCAGTTACCGGCAGTGTCGGCAAAACCTCAACTAAAGAGGCGATTTATCAGGTGTTGTCATCAACGTATGCGGTTGGAACCAATTTAAAGAACTATAACAATGAGCTTGGGATTCCGCTTTCGATTATCGGTTCAGAGTCCGGCGGCAGATCAATTTTAAAGTGGCTGGGAGTTTTTCTTAAAGCTTTGCGGTTGCTTATTTTCAAAAGTAAAAAATATCCGAATATATTGGTTTTAGAAATGGGTGCCGATCGTCCGGGAGACATACGGTATCTGACTAATTTTATTCCAGTAAATATCGGGGTGGTGACTTCAGTGGCGGCAGTTCATCTTGAGTTTTATGAAAATCTAGAGGGCATTGCCAAAGAAAAAGGCTCGTTAATTCGGTCGTTAAAAAAAACTTCTTATGCTGTTTTGAATTATGATGACCAGCTGGTCAGGTCAATGGCTGGAAAAACCGACGCAAAAGTCATCACGTATGGATTTAACCCGGCGGCAGATATTTCGGCGTTGGAAGTTTCGGTTAGCCACGAAGTTGATTATCGAGATGTTTCCACAATTCAAGGTATTAGTTTCAAACTGAAATATCAGGGTAAAACCGTTCCGGTGCTTTTGCCAAAAGTGTTGGGCCGGCATTTGGTGTATAGTTCGTTGGCAGCAGCAGCCGTTGGCATTATTTATGATTTAAATCTGCACACCATTGTTGAGGCGTTAAAGAATTTTGAACCGCCGAAAGGACGAATGCATATTATCAGTGGCATTAAAAACAGTTTGATCATTGATGATACGTATAACTCGTCGCCGCTGGCTTGCCATAAAGCGTTAGAGCAGCTGGCGGCTATTAATCTTGATGAGTTTCACAGCAAGTTTGCTGTACTTGGCGATATGCTGGAATTGGGTGTACAAACTGAAAGTGCTCATCAGGAGGTCGGCAAAAAAGTTGCCGAACTGGGTATTGATTATTTAATAACTGTCGGTGAGATGTCGCGCGATATTATTCGTGGTGCGCTGGCTGAGGGAATGGATAAAGATCGATGCTTTAATTTTAAAAATAGCGTTGAAGCCGGTAAATTTTTGCAGCAACGGATTAGTCAGGGTGATGTGGTTTTAGTCAAAGGTTCTCAGGGAATGAGAATGGAAAAAGCAGTTAAAGAATTAATGGCTAACCCCGAACAAGCAGCTTTGCTTTTGGTGCGACAGGATGCAAGCTGGTTGGCTTAA
- a CDS encoding CDP-alcohol phosphatidyltransferase family protein encodes MKTPKTFIAPFVVIASIEQLIENFLESLADCKEGILIPFVKRCWPRWFSPNHLTLLRFGISLYLINHLFWCGVSGYQNQNWFAALVIFACVTDLFDGPVARALGKESKFGSLMDKVVDKFLILPLGAVEFWTIDRPLVILSVIGAAVVIVVAVYKYYQDEQAVPENVFGKVGMICYSFGIILAIWPAWQIVAWKIAWAGFAFGLSSVILNFRRHFNFPDSSLHH; translated from the coding sequence ATGAAAACTCCGAAAACGTTTATTGCGCCGTTTGTCGTGATTGCTTCGATTGAACAGCTGATCGAAAACTTTCTGGAATCGCTTGCCGACTGCAAAGAAGGCATATTGATTCCGTTCGTGAAGCGCTGTTGGCCGAGGTGGTTTTCGCCAAATCATTTGACGTTATTGCGGTTTGGTATCTCGTTATACCTGATTAATCATTTGTTCTGGTGCGGCGTGTCCGGTTACCAAAACCAGAACTGGTTTGCGGCATTGGTAATTTTTGCCTGCGTGACGGATTTGTTTGACGGTCCGGTTGCTCGGGCGCTGGGGAAGGAGTCGAAGTTTGGCTCACTGATGGATAAGGTGGTTGACAAGTTCTTAATCCTGCCGCTTGGAGCGGTGGAATTCTGGACGATTGACCGGCCACTGGTGATCCTTTCAGTTATTGGTGCTGCTGTTGTTATCGTCGTGGCGGTGTATAAATACTACCAAGACGAGCAGGCGGTGCCGGAAAACGTGTTTGGCAAGGTCGGGATGATTTGTTACAGTTTCGGAATTATCCTGGCGATTTGGCCGGCTTGGCAAATAGTGGCCTGGAAAATCGCCTGGGCAGGATTTGCGTTTGGGTTGTCGAGCGTGATTCTTAACTTTCGACGGCACTTTAATTTTCCCGATTCGTCATTGCACCATTAG